The sequence GTTGATGATGCGCTTGACATCGAGGCCGGCGATGCGGCCGGCGTCTTTCGTCGCCTGGCGCTGGGCGTCATTGAAGTACGCGGGCACGGTGATCACGGCTTCGGTGACGGGCTCGCCGAGGTAGTCTTCGGCGGTTTTCTTCATCTTGCGCAGGATGTCGGCGCTGACCTGCTGGGCCGACAGCTTTTTGCCACGCACTTCAATCCAGGCGTCGCCGTTGTCGGCGGGCACGATGGAGTAAGGCATCAGGCCGATGTCTTTTTGCACTTCTTTTTCGGTGAACTTGCGGCCGATCAGGCGCTTGACGGCGTAGAGCGTGTTCTTGGGATTAGTCACGGCCTGGCGCTTGGCCGATGCGCCGACCAATACTTCGCCATCTTCCTGGTAGGCAACGATGGACGGGGTGGTGCGGGCGCCTTCCGAGTTTTCAATGACGCGGGGCGTGTTGCCCTCCATGATGGAGACGCAGCTGTTGGTCGTGCCCAAGTCGATACCGATGATTCTTCCCATGATGTACTCCAGTTTTTGTTTGGTTAAGGTTTGGATGCCGGGCGGACCGCTTGCTGGGTTGCCCTGGTCATCAAGCTGCTGAAAACTTGCGGATAAGTTCTACAACTTCAAGTGCTTCAGGTTTTTATTTGTCGTTGAAAAGGTCGTTAAATGGCGTTAACGGGTCGTTATTGCGGCGCTGCCACCGTGACCAGGGCAGGGCGCAGCACGCGCTCGGCAATCAGGTAGCCCTTTTGCAGCACGGCCACCACGGTGTTGGCTTCCTGCGCGGCAGGCACCATGCTGATGGCCTGGTGCTGGTGCGGATCGAATTTGCTGCCGGCCACTGGATTGATCTCGATGACCTTGTTGCGCTCCAGCGCGGCCTTGAGCTGCTTGAGCGTGGCCTGCGAGCCTTCGCGCAACTGCTCCAGCGTGGCTTCCTTCATGTTCAGGCCGGCTTCCAGGCTGTCGAGCACCGGCAGCAGGCTTTCGGCGAAGCTTTCAAGGGCGAACTTGCGCGCCTTGGAAATTTCATCCTCGGCGCGGCGGCGGGCGTTTTCAGCCTCGGCCTTGGCGCGCAGGTAGTTGTCGGACAGTTCGGTGTTCTTGGCCTGCAGGACTGCCAGCTGGGCCTGGGCCTCGCTGGCCGCGTTCATCGCGTCAAACTCGTCGGCCGCCTGCGCTGCTTCGAGTTCTTCGGGGCTGGGCTCGCCGGTCAGGTCTTGGTTCTGTTCGGGTTGTTTGTTCTCGGACATGTTGGTAGAAGAGGTTTGAAGCTGCTAAGTTGACTAGCTTGGGATGGCAAATCCCTTTTCAAGTCAGGGATTTCTCGATTGACGATGTTTGTTTCAATCCGCGCCCAAGCACAGCTTGAGCGAAATTTGGAAGAAGTTTCCCCTCTCCCAAATAAATTCTATCCCCCTGAAGGGGGAGGTTTCAAACCGGAGTTTGTCTTTGAACCGGCGGAGAACGCCGGTTATTGCCGGTTATTTATTGGTGTCGGCGCTGACCTTGGTCTGGCTGACGGCCCATTTGCCGGCAAACGCCTGCAGGTCGTTCAGGCGTTTGAGCAGGTCCGCGCCCAGCGTGGTGACGGTGTAGCCTTTTTCGCCATGGCCGAGCAGGCCGGCGGCGCGCAATTCCTTGATGCGGGTGTTCAGGGTGTTGGGCGTGATGTTGCCGATGCTGTCCTGGAGCAGCCGGAAGGTCTGGGGATGGCCGTCTTTCAGTGCCCACAGCACACGCAGTGCGTAGCGCGATTCCAGCAGTTCAAGCAGCAGGCTTACGGCGGCGTTTTCTTTGGCACTCATGGGTATCTCCTCGGGTCAGTCAGGTCACAGGGAATGGGGATTTGGCTCAGCAAAAGCTTGGCGCCAAATATAACGCAAATTCCCCTCTGCTACGAGTTTTATAGCTGGTCATGCCCGTGCTGTTTGGACTGGCGGGCTAAAACCCTTGAAAATCCGTAACTACCCAGGCCACCCCAGGCGCCCGAATTTGCAGGGCGCCTACCTTCTGCTTTAACAAACTACCGCTAGCGGCACAGGGCGTAGCCGCCGGTTTCCAGGTGGAAATGGTCGCGGTGCACGGCGTTGTAGTCGGGACCGAGCACACCGTTGAAGAGCCGGCAGGCGCCCTGGTGCGCATCGGCCAGCATCCGCGCTTCAGCGTCGGGCGGCGTGGCCGCATCGGCAGGCCGCCAATCCTTCAGCACGGTGATGCGCTTTCCGTTTTGCAGCGTAAAGCCGGCAATGTCGAGCGCATTGGCCGTGGCATGGCGGCTGCGCGAGGCGCCTGGCGCATTGGGCGCCGAGCGTTCCCCACGGTTGATGTTGCGGCAGGCGTAACTGCCGAGGTGGTCGATGGCGGCTACGCGCTGGCCGAAGTGCTGCTGGGCGGCGGGCTGCAGCGCATGCTGTTCCCACATGAAAAAAGACAAGGCCATCGGGCAGCTGAGCGACAGCGGCGCGCCCAGGCGCACCCCGGCCGTGCGCAGGAGGACTGCATTTTCAAAGCCGCAACCTGGGCCGGTGACGCGGTCGGGCAGGCGGTCGTAGGCCATTTTGGTTTGCGCCAGCGCGTTCAGGCAGCGCACCGGGTCGCTGCGGGTTCGCGACAACTTGTAGCCGGTCAGGAAATCCGGTGGCGCCATGACATCGAGCGGTGCCCAGGGATTGAAGCGGTCTGGAATCACGATGGCGCCGCTGTACCAGCCATAGGCGCCGGCGGCAATCGCGCTGCAGATAACGACGAGGCCAAGCCAGTGGCGCTGGCGTGGCTGCGCGGACGGTAGCTGGGCTTGGTGGTCTGGCGAGTCGGGCTGCGGCATGGGCTGCCTAGCGCAGCACGTAGCCCGCCAGCACGCTTTGCACCTCGTAGATGCTCAGCTTCTTGTTGAAGCGCTTTTGAAAAGGCAGGGCGGTCCCCGAAATCCAGATTTTCAGCTCGGCGTCCAGGTCGAAGTGGCCGCCGGTCTCGACGCTGAAATGCGTGATGCTTTTGTACGGGATTGAGTGGTACTCGACCTTGCTGCCGGTCATGCCCTGCTTGTCCACCAGCACCAGCCGCTTGCTGGTGAACACAAAGTAGTCACGGATCAACTGGTAGGCATGTTCGACCTGCTCGCCAGCGGCCAGGATCTGCTCGAACTCCTGTTGAATTTTTCCGGCGTCGATCTTCGACGCGTTGCCCATCATTCCGTCCAGCAAGCCCATGGTGAATCCTTGTAGAAAATTGTCGGTCCTGCCGATGTTATGCGCTGGGTTGCACGCCAGGGTGTCAATCCTTTGGTGTCCATCCGGCGTGGTCCAGGTCGGGACGCTTCCACGGGTCCACATGGGTCATCAGGTTCAGCACGCGGTGACGCTTGAGCACCCGCTGCCGGGCCTCAACGGCAATGTCGTGGCCGGCCTCCACCGAAATCGACGCATCGACCTCGATATGCGCATCGACGACGATCATGTCGCCCATCTTGCGCGTGCGCACGTCATGCACGTCGCTGACGCCGGGCGTTTCGATCAGGGTTTGCCGAATGGCCTCGACTTCCTGCTCGTCCACGGCGCGGTCCATCAGGTCGTGCAGGGCGTCCCAGCCGAATTCCCAGCCCATCCTGGTGACCATGAAGCCCACGATCAGCGCGGCAATCGGGTCCAGGATCGGGTAGCCCGCCAGGTTGCCGATGATGCCGATGCCCACCACCAGCGACGACGCCGCATCCGATCTGGCATGCCAGGCGTTGGCCACCAGCATGCTGGACTTGACGCGCTTGGCCACCGCCAGCATGTAGCGAAACAGCGACTCCTTGGCAATCAGGGCGATGCCGACCACCCACAGTGCGCTGGCATGGACCTGCGGCACGGTTTCTGGCGACTGCAGCTTGCCAATCGCCGACCACAGCATGCCCGTGCCCACCACCAGCAAAATGACACCCAGCGCCAGCGAGGCGGCGGTTTCAAAGCGCTGGTGGCCGTAGGGATGGTCCTGGTCCGCGTCCTTCTTGCTGTGATGGCCCGCAAACAGCACCACGAAGTCGGCGACCAGGTCGGACAGCGAATGGATGCCGTCGGCAATCAAGCCCTGGGATTTGGACAGGATGCCGGCGCCGATCTGGCCGACCGTCAGGACGATGTTGACGCCCACGCTGACCCAGGTGCTGCGCGAAGCCGCCGCCGCGCGTTCGGCCGGGCCGTGCTGGCTGTCTTCGGTGTCATCGGCGAGGTCGTTGAATTTCATTGAGGATGGCTGGGTAAAAGGGGCTTGCGCCCGGGATTCAGACACCGAGCTTACCTTGCGGCATTGACGCAACTCAAGCTGCAGAGCCGGCGTCCTGCTTCAGGTCATGTGCGTGTAACCCATCGCATCCGGTTGATGGGGTTCGCCTGGATGGCTGCCCAGGCTGAGTGGAATCGACACGAAGGCCGTGATGACGACCGGCACGAGTGCGGCGCACAGCACCCAGAGGTATTGGCGGATGAAGAGGCGAAGGGCGGGATGCATGATGGGTTTCCTTGTGGAGTGGGTGAATGCGTCAATCCTGATGGCTGCTGCTTAAGGCTGTCTGAGGCCGCGCAGGCTCGGGCTTAAGAAAGCGCTAAGAACGCCGCCGCATCATGAAGACAACCCCAAAACGAGGAGTCTTCATGAAGCCGTCACCCCTGCACCCATCGCCGTTGAAAGCCTTGCTGGCTGCAGCTGCTCTGGCCTGCGCCGCCATCGCCCCAGTCGCCCACGCCGCGACACCGGCGGAACAGTTGGCCGGCTACACGGCCCAGGCGGGAGCGCCTGCCGTGCCGGCTCGCGGGCAGCAATTCTTCAATACGCGCCACGGTCGCGAATGGAGTTGCGCCTCCTGCCACGGTGCCTTGCCGACACAGGCCGGCAAGCATGCCTCCACCGGCAAATCCATCAGCGCGCTGGCGCCGGCCTTCAACCCCGAGCGTTTCACCGACACGGCCAAGACCGAAAAATGGTTTCGCCGCAACTGCAACGATGTCGCGGGCCGCGAATGCACGGCCGCCGAAAAGGCCGATGTGCTGAGCTGGCTGCTGGCGCTCAAGCGCTGACCCTTCGCGCTTCAGGACTTCATTCACTTTCATAAGGATCAGCGCCATGTCATTCCGGTTTCCCTCACTCTCCACCAAAGTCCTGTTCGGCGTGCTTGCCACCATCTGCGCCACGCAGGCGGCGATGGCCGATGGCGACAGGCGCATGGTGCCGCTGCTGCCCCAATACAAGCAGGAATGCGCCGCCTGCCACCTGGCGTATCCGCCCGGCATGCTGCCGGCGGCCTCGTGGAAACGGGTCATGGCGGGCCTGCCCAAACACTACGGAACCGACGCGTCGCTCGACCCGGCGACGGTCAAGGAGCTTTCCACCTGGCTGGGCGCCAACGCCGGCACCTACAAGCGCGTCAGCGAAGAGCCGCCGCAGGACCGCATCACCACGTCAAGCTGGTTCGAGCGCAAGCATCGGGAAGTAGCGCCCGATACCTGGAAACGGGCCGCCATCGGCAGCCGGGCCAACTGCGCCGCCTGCCACACCCGCGCCGACAAGGGCGACTTCGACGAAGACAACGTCCGCATTCCGAAATAAGACCCCCAATGAGAAAGCCATGACCACCCATACCTTTCCTTCTCCAGAACCCTCTGCCGCGCCGGCTGGCGCGCAAACCCAGGCGCCCCGTCCGCAAAGCCGCCGCGTGGTGGATGCGACCACGCGCATGCTGCACTGGCTGATGGCGCTGAGCTTTACCGGCGCCTACCTCACCGCCGACGGCGAGCGCTGGCGCCTGGTGCATGTGACGCTGGGCTATACCCTGGCCGGCCTGCTGGTGGCGCGCGTGCTGTGGGGCCTGCTCGGGCCGCGCCAGGCCAGGCTGGCCATGCTGTGGCGCAAGTTGCAGGGCCTGCCGGGCTGGCTGAAGTCGCTGCCGAACGTCAAGTCCATCGCCACCGCGCAGCCCGCCTGGCGCCAGGGCCAGAACCTCATGATGGCGCTGGCCATCGTGCTCATCCTGGGCGTGGTGGTGCCGCTGACGCTCAGCGGCTACGCGGTCTGGGACGAGTGGGGCGGCGAATGGCTCGAAGAGGTGCATGAATTTTTCGGCAATGCCATGCTCGCCGTGGTGCTGGCGCATGTCGGGCTGATTGCCTTGCTGAGCCTGCTGCGGCGCAAGAACCAGGCGTTGCCCATGCTGACCGGCCGCGCCGCCGGCCCCGGCCCGGACCTGGCCAGGCGCAACCACGGCATTTTGGCGGCCGCTGTGCTGGCCTGCGTGCTGGGTTTCTGGGGCTGGCAGTGGAGCGAGGCGCCGCAAAACGCGGGCGCCCAGGACGCGGCGCAGACTGATAATGCCCGCAACCCTGACAGCGACTGAAAGAAAACCTCCATGCGCATCCTGCTTGCCGAAGACGATTCCTTGCTGGGCGACGGCCTGCGCGCCGGGCTGCGCCAGCTCGGCTTTCAGGTGGACTGGGTGCGCGATGGCGAAGCCGCCGAGCGCGAGCTGCGCGCCCAGCCGTATGAAGCCGCTGTGCTCGACCTCGGGCTGCCGCGCAAGGATGGCCTGGACGTTCTGGCCGCCGTTCGCCGCTCTGGCGTCAAGACGCCGGTGCTGGTGCTGACCGCCCGCGACGCCGTGCCCGAGCGCATACGCGGACTCGATGCCGGCGCCGACGACTATGTCGTCAAGCCGGTCGATCTGCACGAGCTGGCCGCGCGGCTGCGCGCGCTGGTGCGCCGCGCGCACGGCCAGCCGCAGGAGCGCCTGAGCGCGCAGGATGTCGAGCTGGACCCGGCGTCCCGCACGGTGCGCAAGGCGGGCGAGCCGGTCACGCTTTCGACGCGGGAGTTCGATCTGCTGCAGGCCTTCATGCTCAGCGCCGACCGCGTGCTGTCGCGCGAGCAGCTGGAGCAGCAGCTCTACAGCTGGGGCCAGGAGGTGGAGAGCAACGCCATCGAGGTGCATATCCACAATTTGCGGCGCAAGCTCGGTCCGGCGCTGATCCACACGGTGCGCGGCGTCGGCTACATGCTGCAGAAGGGCCTGTCCAGATGATCCGGGCGCCCCGATCCCTGCAAAACCGGCTGCTGCTGCTGGTGCTTTCCGGTGTGGCGCTGGTCTGGCTGGTGACCTCGGTGCTGACCTGGTTCGATGTGCGCCACGAGCTGGACGAGCTGCTCGACGGCCATCTGGCGCAGGCCGCAGCCCTGCTGGTGGTGCAGCAGGCGCAAGAGATGGAAGAGGACGACGGCAAGGGCCTGGACGCGCCCACGCTGCACCGCTATGCGCCCAAGGTGGCGTTCCAGGTTTTCCATGAAGACCGGCTGGCGCTGCGTTCGGCCAATGCGCCGGTCGCCCCGATGGTCGGGGCCGGAAAAGACTTCACCTTCGGCTTCAGGACCGTGCAGATGGATGGCATGGACTGGCGCGTTTTTGCCGCCCATGGCGCCAAGCGCGATGTGCAGGTCTATGTGGGTGAGCAGGTCAGCTCGCGCAACGCCATTTTGTGGGCGGTGCTGCGCAGCACCCTGTGGCCGATGGCGGTGGCGCTGCCGCTGCTGGTGCTGGCGGTGTGGTGGGCGGTGCGCTTGGGCGTGCAGCCGATTCGCCAGCTCGGACGCGTACTGGCCGAGCGCCAGCCGCAGGCGCTGAGTCCGGTCGCCATCGATCATTTGCCCGACGAGATGGCGCCCATGATCGCCGCCCTGAACAGCCTGTTCGAGCGCATAGGCCTGTTGCTGGAGTCCGAGCGCCGCTTCACGGCCGACGCGGCGCACGAGCTGCGCACGCCGATTGCCGCCATCCGCATGCAGGCGCAAGTCGCCATGGGTGAGTCTGACAACGCCCTGCGGCAACACGCGCTGCAGGGCACGCTCGAAGGCTGCGACCGCGCCACCCGGCTGGTCGAGCAGCTGCTCAGCCTGTCCCGGCTCGAAGCGGCAGAATCGCCCGCCATGGCCGATGTCGATTTGCGGGCGCTGGCCCAGCGCGTCGTGGCCGAACTGGCGCCCAAGGCGATTGGCAAAAAACAGTCGCTCGAATTCGAAGCCAGCCAGCCCTGCACCATTCCGGGCAACGAGACGCTGTTGGCGGTGCTGGTGCGCAACCTGGTGGACAACGCGGTGCGCTACAGCCCGCTAGCCGCGCACATCCGGGTGGAGGTGCAACGGCAGAACGGGCAAGTGGTGCTGCGTGTCGAGGACAGCGGGCCGGGCCTTGATGACGCCGAGCGCCAGCGGCTGGGCGAGCGTTTCTTCCGCGTCACCGGCAGCCTGGAGAGCGGCAGCGGGCTGGGCTGGTCCATCGTGCGGCGCATCGCGGCCGTGCACCGGCTGAAGATCGACGTTGGGCGCTCGGCGCGGCTGGGCGGGCTGTCTGTGCGCGTAATTTATGATGAATAATGCCTTTTGCGCAATGCTGGTGTGTACATACAGCTATTAATTTTATAGCATTGATTGATCCATGCGGAAATCTGTCGCAAGCCTCGGGTTGTGCTTCAATGAGCCATCTTTCTGCCTGAAACGCCGCCGTGCTGCGGCTTGACCTTTTTCAACAGGAGCCTGCCTTGCCCAAGAAACCGCTCAGCCGCCACCTCGAACGCCATCGCACGGACCGCATCGGCTGGCTGCGCGCCGCCGTGCTGGGCGCCAACGACGGCATTGTCTCCACCGCCAGCCTGGTGCTGGGCGTGGCTGCCGCCGGCGCCGATCAGCAAGCTATTTTGGTCGCCGGCGTGGCCGGGTTGATGGCCGGCGCCATGTCGATGGCGGCAGGTGAATATGTCTCGGTCCACTCCCAGGCCGATACGGAAAACGCCGAGCTGGAGCGCGAGCGCCTTGAAATCGAACAGCATCCTCTTGCCGAGCATGCAGAACTGGCGGGCATCTATGCGGCACGCGGCCTGAGCCCTGAGCTGGCCCGCCAGGTGGCCGAGCAATTGATGGTGCATGACGCACTGGGCGCCCATGTGCGCGATGAACTGGGCATTTCCGACACCTTGAGCGCGCATCCGGTCCAGGCCGCCCTGGCGTCGGCGAGCAGCTTTGCGCTGGGCGCGGCGTTGCCGCTGGCCGTCATCGCCCTGGCGCCAGCGCGGGGGCTGACCGCCTGGGTGGCGCTGACTTCGCTGGTTTTCCTGGCGCTGCTGGGCGCCCTGGCTGCCCGTGCCGGTGGCGCCAGCCTTGTCGCCGGCGCCTGGCGCGTCACTTTCTGGGGCGCGCTGGCGATGGCGATCACGGCAGGGGTTGGCGCACTGTTCGGCGCTGTTGTGTAAACGCCTGCGCGCCGGGGCCGTTACTCGGGCAGCAGCACCCGGTTGTCCACGCTGAACTGGTAATCCCGGAAGATGTGCTCGGCGCTCAGGGGCAGGTAAGTGCCGTCGGGCAGCATTCGCGTGGTGTCCTTGAGCCGGTAGGTCATGCTGCCGCAGGTCCAGCAGTTGTAGTTGCGCATGTGCGTGCACAGGCAGGTCTTGTCCATGACCGACAGGTTCTTGCCGTCCGGGTGGATGACGATTTGCGCGTTGTAGGCCGTGATGTAGGCGCAGTTGCCGTTGCCGTCGAGCAGGTAGCCGTAGGCCTCGCAATTGGGCCGGATGCCCGAGCCGATGGCGGGCGTGTTTTTCAGCATGCGCATCGGGTAGCCGGTCGGCGAAATCGTGTTGACCACGATGTCTTCCTCGCTGGCCTTGAAATACTCCTGCTTGACCTTGGCCGGCAGCCCGCATTCATTGGCCACCGTGAAGCGCGTGGCCACCTGCACGGCGGCCGCGCCGTTTTCAAGGAATGACACGGCGTCGCTGCCGGTGAAGATGCCGCCGGCGGCAATCAGCGGAATGTCGATCTGCTCGGCTTTCAGGTAGGCGGCGATCTCCGCCACGATGGTCGCCAGGTCGTACTTGGCCCAGTCCATGCCGAAGCCCAGGTGTCCGCCGGCCAGCGGGCCTTCAACGATCACATAGTCCGGCAGGCGCTGCAGGCGGGCGGTCTTGCGCAGGAACAGCTGCAGGGCGCGCACCGACGACACGATGATGCCCAGCTTGGCATCGCGAAAGCGCGGGTGCTCGGCCATCAGGCCGAACGAGCCCAGGTGCAGGCCGGCGCTCAGGGTGATGCCGTCGATGCCCGCATCCAGCGCCGAATTGAGCCGCACCTCCAGCGTGTCGCGCGGCGAGTTCATGGTCAGCTTTTCCATGACGTTGACGAACACCATGCCGTCGCCGCGCTTGGCTTCCATGGTCTTGCCCACATGCAGCCGGGTCGCCTCGGCCAGCTGGCCCAGGTCGAACTGGACGCTGCTCTTGTCCGAGTTGGCGATGTTGTGCTTGTAGAAGCGGGTTTTTCCCTTGACAAACTCGGTGTCGAAGCGCCGGTCGGAAACGTCATGAATCAGGGCGTCGGAGATATGGCCGATGCCGCCCAGGCGCGCAGCCTCCAGCGCCAGCTCGGCGGTGGAAATATCGACGCCCATTCCGCCAATGATGATCGGAACCAGTTCTTTGTGGCCGAATTTCAGGCGGAAATCATCAACTCTTTTCATCAGTGTCCTTGTTGCGGTGGTGGTGAGGCGGGTGAACGCGTCTCAGCGATTTTCGACGATAGCGGGGGTAGGGAGAAATGAACTTGTCAATACCCATGAATGGTAATCCCTTGACTGACCGCCGCCAGGGCGGGCTTGCCTTCACAAGCCCGCTAAACCCGGTATTAGATCAAATGACTGTGTATTAAGGTGCGTGGCTGGCGCGGGTTCGTTGGCGTTCCCAAATTCTTGCCGGCACGATTCCGGGCGGGTTTGCATAATGCACCTGCTACTTTCAGCTTTCTTTTCAACCTGCCGGTCAGCTGACCTGACCGGGTTTCTGGAGAATTTCATGGCTCAGTACACCATCGCTGTCGTTGTCGGCAGTCTTCGCAAGGACTCGTTCAACAAGAAGCTCGCCGGGGCGCTGGAAAAGCTGTTTCCGGCCGATTTCGGTTTTACCCATGTGCGCATTGACGACCTGCCCCTGTACAACCAGGACGATGACGGCAGCCCGGCCGCGCAGGTCACGCG comes from Polaromonas naphthalenivorans CJ2 and encodes:
- the grpE gene encoding nucleotide exchange factor GrpE, which codes for MSENKQPEQNQDLTGEPSPEELEAAQAADEFDAMNAASEAQAQLAVLQAKNTELSDNYLRAKAEAENARRRAEDEISKARKFALESFAESLLPVLDSLEAGLNMKEATLEQLREGSQATLKQLKAALERNKVIEINPVAGSKFDPHQHQAISMVPAAQEANTVVAVLQKGYLIAERVLRPALVTVAAPQ
- a CDS encoding winged helix-turn-helix transcriptional regulator gives rise to the protein MSAKENAAVSLLLELLESRYALRVLWALKDGHPQTFRLLQDSIGNITPNTLNTRIKELRAAGLLGHGEKGYTVTTLGADLLKRLNDLQAFAGKWAVSQTKVSADTNK
- a CDS encoding extensin-like domain-containing protein gives rise to the protein MPQPDSPDHQAQLPSAQPRQRHWLGLVVICSAIAAGAYGWYSGAIVIPDRFNPWAPLDVMAPPDFLTGYKLSRTRSDPVRCLNALAQTKMAYDRLPDRVTGPGCGFENAVLLRTAGVRLGAPLSLSCPMALSFFMWEQHALQPAAQQHFGQRVAAIDHLGSYACRNINRGERSAPNAPGASRSRHATANALDIAGFTLQNGKRITVLKDWRPADAATPPDAEARMLADAHQGACRLFNGVLGPDYNAVHRDHFHLETGGYALCR
- a CDS encoding PH domain-containing protein: MGLLDGMMGNASKIDAGKIQQEFEQILAAGEQVEHAYQLIRDYFVFTSKRLVLVDKQGMTGSKVEYHSIPYKSITHFSVETGGHFDLDAELKIWISGTALPFQKRFNKKLSIYEVQSVLAGYVLR
- a CDS encoding cation diffusion facilitator family transporter translates to MKFNDLADDTEDSQHGPAERAAAASRSTWVSVGVNIVLTVGQIGAGILSKSQGLIADGIHSLSDLVADFVVLFAGHHSKKDADQDHPYGHQRFETAASLALGVILLVVGTGMLWSAIGKLQSPETVPQVHASALWVVGIALIAKESLFRYMLAVAKRVKSSMLVANAWHARSDAASSLVVGIGIIGNLAGYPILDPIAALIVGFMVTRMGWEFGWDALHDLMDRAVDEQEVEAIRQTLIETPGVSDVHDVRTRKMGDMIVVDAHIEVDASISVEAGHDIAVEARQRVLKRHRVLNLMTHVDPWKRPDLDHAGWTPKD
- a CDS encoding DUF1924 domain-containing protein, with product MKPSPLHPSPLKALLAAAALACAAIAPVAHAATPAEQLAGYTAQAGAPAVPARGQQFFNTRHGREWSCASCHGALPTQAGKHASTGKSISALAPAFNPERFTDTAKTEKWFRRNCNDVAGRECTAAEKADVLSWLLALKR
- a CDS encoding diheme cytochrome c, producing MSFRFPSLSTKVLFGVLATICATQAAMADGDRRMVPLLPQYKQECAACHLAYPPGMLPAASWKRVMAGLPKHYGTDASLDPATVKELSTWLGANAGTYKRVSEEPPQDRITTSSWFERKHREVAPDTWKRAAIGSRANCAACHTRADKGDFDEDNVRIPK
- a CDS encoding cytochrome b/b6 domain-containing protein, translated to MTTHTFPSPEPSAAPAGAQTQAPRPQSRRVVDATTRMLHWLMALSFTGAYLTADGERWRLVHVTLGYTLAGLLVARVLWGLLGPRQARLAMLWRKLQGLPGWLKSLPNVKSIATAQPAWRQGQNLMMALAIVLILGVVVPLTLSGYAVWDEWGGEWLEEVHEFFGNAMLAVVLAHVGLIALLSLLRRKNQALPMLTGRAAGPGPDLARRNHGILAAAVLACVLGFWGWQWSEAPQNAGAQDAAQTDNARNPDSD
- a CDS encoding response regulator produces the protein MRILLAEDDSLLGDGLRAGLRQLGFQVDWVRDGEAAERELRAQPYEAAVLDLGLPRKDGLDVLAAVRRSGVKTPVLVLTARDAVPERIRGLDAGADDYVVKPVDLHELAARLRALVRRAHGQPQERLSAQDVELDPASRTVRKAGEPVTLSTREFDLLQAFMLSADRVLSREQLEQQLYSWGQEVESNAIEVHIHNLRRKLGPALIHTVRGVGYMLQKGLSR
- a CDS encoding ATP-binding protein, with the protein product MIRAPRSLQNRLLLLVLSGVALVWLVTSVLTWFDVRHELDELLDGHLAQAAALLVVQQAQEMEEDDGKGLDAPTLHRYAPKVAFQVFHEDRLALRSANAPVAPMVGAGKDFTFGFRTVQMDGMDWRVFAAHGAKRDVQVYVGEQVSSRNAILWAVLRSTLWPMAVALPLLVLAVWWAVRLGVQPIRQLGRVLAERQPQALSPVAIDHLPDEMAPMIAALNSLFERIGLLLESERRFTADAAHELRTPIAAIRMQAQVAMGESDNALRQHALQGTLEGCDRATRLVEQLLSLSRLEAAESPAMADVDLRALAQRVVAELAPKAIGKKQSLEFEASQPCTIPGNETLLAVLVRNLVDNAVRYSPLAAHIRVEVQRQNGQVVLRVEDSGPGLDDAERQRLGERFFRVTGSLESGSGLGWSIVRRIAAVHRLKIDVGRSARLGGLSVRVIYDE
- a CDS encoding VIT1/CCC1 transporter family protein; this encodes MPKKPLSRHLERHRTDRIGWLRAAVLGANDGIVSTASLVLGVAAAGADQQAILVAGVAGLMAGAMSMAAGEYVSVHSQADTENAELERERLEIEQHPLAEHAELAGIYAARGLSPELARQVAEQLMVHDALGAHVRDELGISDTLSAHPVQAALASASSFALGAALPLAVIALAPARGLTAWVALTSLVFLALLGALAARAGGASLVAGAWRVTFWGALAMAITAGVGALFGAVV
- a CDS encoding nitronate monooxygenase, yielding MKRVDDFRLKFGHKELVPIIIGGMGVDISTAELALEAARLGGIGHISDALIHDVSDRRFDTEFVKGKTRFYKHNIANSDKSSVQFDLGQLAEATRLHVGKTMEAKRGDGMVFVNVMEKLTMNSPRDTLEVRLNSALDAGIDGITLSAGLHLGSFGLMAEHPRFRDAKLGIIVSSVRALQLFLRKTARLQRLPDYVIVEGPLAGGHLGFGMDWAKYDLATIVAEIAAYLKAEQIDIPLIAAGGIFTGSDAVSFLENGAAAVQVATRFTVANECGLPAKVKQEYFKASEEDIVVNTISPTGYPMRMLKNTPAIGSGIRPNCEAYGYLLDGNGNCAYITAYNAQIVIHPDGKNLSVMDKTCLCTHMRNYNCWTCGSMTYRLKDTTRMLPDGTYLPLSAEHIFRDYQFSVDNRVLLPE